acataagattatatagaaaaacatctttagaaatattatataatagtttttagtccaaaaagcagtaacttgtgtgaaagcacgggttatgtaaattaatCTTGGATCAAAACATGGTTCCCTAGGGAAaagcggggccacaatgggggggggggatatatagaaattgaaaaatcttcttacagacACAACAACAATAGGGGATTGATATttactatgaaaatatgttaataaaaaatcgatagatttttataaaaattttgagcaagatctactgtacttagttgtaaagttattttgattatgatactgtaatgctaatttgatccgAGTTAGAgatattgttgctcaggtgagcgatgtggccccttggCCTCTTGTTGTTGTATTATTTTTACGTGTAGGGTTCACCGGAGGGTCCCATTGCAGTCATAAAGGAGCAGCTGTAGAACCTCTGTGTTTACCGAGGAATCCTGAGTGGGGGATGCACACTGATGGGCATGAAGGATACAAAGCTTACGTTTATGGCGCAGAATATGAAACAGAAAGTTTTAAAGGCAACAGCCAAACACTTCACGATCACGATGTTCCGTGTGCCGTTTGTCTGGTTCGGCAAAGGTCCGTTGTTCAGATGTTTCCAGGTTAGTACGGCAAATGAAAAGTAATGCGCTTTTCTGGATGTGATGTACTTGTGCTTAACAAAATGACCTGTTTttgatataatacatatattttttataaatgttaaaCGTGAAGAAAATAATCGAACTCCAGTTACATACGCAGTTAGGTATATAAAAGATTGTAGTTCTTTGGTTTATTTGATTACTAGAATTGAAAGTTCTGATatacaattaaattttaaactaattgTTCTATGTCCTATAGTTAAATCACAAAGAGACGTTTTGGCCAAATCGTTCATTAATGACACTTTAGATCAAAGTAGCtgaccatatatatatatatatatatatatatatatatatatatatatatatatatatatatatatatatatttatatatctaccatatcaatgaatataaaaatcaaaacaggtttttttcttcaattaattgGTATTAAAGTATTATTGCGAGAATATATACCCATTTTGTTTGAATAAGTTGAATTCTTTAAATCAAATAGAGCTCATTTGTGTTGAGACTTAAAATGAATGAGAAATAATTCTTAAACATACTAAATTCTTGCTAAAAGGTTTGTGCAACTGTACATTGCATTTCTAAGTTAACgattaaaaaatttcagaaaaacaTAAAACGTGGCGTGATTCAAATTTATTTGGAAAGCTAAATCATGATTTTTGAGCACGATTAAAAAAACTgcattcataatataaatcGTTATACACAATGTAGTTGTTATTTGGATTAGTTTTTGTATTAAACGTCATTCAatataatattgcatatagaaaaacaaatattcctttaaaaaatcaatatttttgcaaAGTCTATGTTTTAACCCATTTTTATTAATTGTCTGTAAGTCACTTTAGAACTATATCAATTACAACTATCTTAATCGTCACGTATTATCATCACGAtggctttaaaaaatatgaaactttATAAACTGAATTGCCATTGTAGCAAGAAGATCGTGTTACAAAGGATGGAAGCTAGAGTATCATGGTTATCTTATGGCGGGTTATTATAACCATGATGCTGGAACAACGTACACTTGTGTTGACAGTCATCCAGACGCCTTACACGGTGGCGCTACAAATAAAGATGGTAAACTGTTTTACATGGTAGAGGCTGCATGTGGTTCCTTGAAATGTCCTCCGTATGTTGCCGGGAGAGAACTAGTTTGTGCTGTTTGTTCCAAGCAATAAACCATACGTTTCTTAAGATGTCTTCaatgttttgtatttatattttgaatgttagTAAAGATCACATGTACTACGGTATATACATAAACCGACGAAATGATTGTTTGGTTTGGGAATTTTTTCAGTCAAATCGCATCGCAAAGTGTtagagtattttttttatttacaacattacaacataaactaaaaaaaacagcTATAAATGGCCGTCATTAGCGTATATTCATTTAAAGTGcgaaacttaaaaaaacaagaggcccttggggccacatcgctcacctgagcaacaatgggcgttcaaaagatattgtgccatatggtccctcggtagaataacaaaaaaaaatattgtcaagcattcgaattttacacttatttttgcatacacgtaat
This is a stretch of genomic DNA from Crassostrea angulata isolate pt1a10 chromosome 4, ASM2561291v2, whole genome shotgun sequence. It encodes these proteins:
- the LOC128180237 gene encoding uncharacterized protein LOC128180237, translating into MNMRTKLAMLLLLIAATPTKTNAESCKNMLQGYLTGQLSSALGAYQVEVLRREFKSFTDVVEKSIKELKESMNSTVKSRFTGGSHCSHKGAAVEPLCLPRNPEWGMHTDGHEGYKAYVYGAEYETESFKGNSQTLHDHDVPCAVCLVRQRSVVQMFPARRSCYKGWKLEYHGYLMAGYYNHDAGTTYTCVDSHPDALHGGATNKDGKLFYMVEAACGSLKCPPYVAGRELVCAVCSKQ